The DNA region CAAAGCCTTGGAATCACCTGCACCCTCTCACACAACTGCAGCCAGGCCATTGGAACGTGTGGGGACAAACAAACCCAGCCCTGAAACCTGACACCACTCAGGTGAGCAAGGGCTGGAGAGCCCAGGCAGAAACCAcggcagcagctgtggaacaACAGCCCTGGATCTGCAAATCCCTCCCCAAACCCACTAAAGCCTCAACAGCAAAGCACTTCAGGGAATTTTATAGTTACCTTTGGTAACTCCTGCCCTCAGTGTATGAAAAACACCCTACTGTGAGTCCAACCTGACAGAAACCCTGGATTTAAGGTAATTAAATAAAACCATCCTGTGGAAATGAATGGCTGTGCCATGCAGTGGGGTGGGGCTGTCCATGAGACTCCTGCACTTTGGTTACTtccagctgccccagggagCTCCATGCAACACCTTCTGCAGGGCTTGACCAAAAtcctgcagcacctgggcaagCTCCAGGTACTCAGCTGGTGCCATCACACATGCACAAGTCACTTAATTGATAAGGGAGGCTGAAAAAACGCTAACAATTATCTGTAACCACATTAACATGAGACTCTCTTAAGGGCAATAAACAGAAATTAGTAATTAAAAACTTCATTTGCAATAAAACCCAATCAAATGAGACTGGTAACTTCCAGCAGATAACCAGAATGTTTGCTCAGAGCATGTCCAGATTCAGGATTAGCACCAGGTAAAATAGGAAATAGATTTTGGAAGAGGAACACAGGACATTCAACAACAATAAAGTTTACAGACAGAATTCTGTTTaagagaggaaagcagaggctttAACCCAGACTAGAAGATCTGAGCATGCTCTAACCAACACACTTGAGCAATGCTCCTCTACCAGGTCACTGTGAGTACTCCCCATGCCCAAATACTCCTCTATCCATCCAGGactgcagctcagctcccaACCACCTGAGTTACTCTGGATCCTGGGGAAGCACATcccccctgggcagggacaggtgcCACAGgagtggcagcagggacacaagCATTTGTCAGCAGCAGGTGACAGAGGCAGGCACTGTTAGTGACAGGAAAACTGACACTGAAAACTCCAGTGAGCCACAACAAGAGACTTACAAAGTAGAGTTTTTAGGAAATGAACAGTTGGACTTTCCTTTAGGAATCTATACAGCAGGAAAGAAGGGGAGAACAGGAATCATATGGAGATGAAATTACAAGTGTGGAAATAAACTCAACACTCATCTGGGCTATGGGAAAGCTacagggactgggatgggagagcagcagctgggtcaaGCCTGGCTTTACATCCCTACAGGGCTgaaatggaaaagggaaaagcttAATGCCAGGGACAAGCCCTTTCCAAGCCTctcccattccctgtgctcACTGTGCCACCACTGATTTATTGTTCAAAGGCTCTGCTCATTTGGGAATATGGAGCTCTGGAAATGCACTCAGAGTATTAGCAAAGTATGAGGAAACTCAACTTTGCACCTGTGTCTGAACATTCTACATTATCACTTCTCTGGATCTGAAGAATTCCACCAAGATTTTAAGCAGTCCTACAGTATCTTCAACTCTGTCATCATTATCTTTCTGGCATCAGTAACCAGGACAACCTGAACTGCTTCAGGAATAACAAAAATATCTATTTCCATGCTGTGGAGCAAGAAATTTAgacttctatttcttttttcaaaatCTAAATAATCCTGTGGAACTTCTACAATATCCATGAGAGACATCAGCTCTGAGCAGATCAGGAACTTTTGGAAGGCAATGTTTGGAAGAGATTGGTACTGTCCCACACTGATCCAACCTTGTTACTGCACTAAAATGGCTTCCACAGACTACCAGGGTATTTGGCTCcaataaaaaaaagtaaaggttGTATCTAAATGGAGGGAATTTGAAATACATTTCTCCTCTCTAATGCCTATTCATGGCAAGGAAGGCATTCAACACCTGAAATGTTTTAGAGAAAAGTCTACAGATGCATCCAGGGTCCATCCTGCACCAGAGATCATCCTTGAAAAGGGAGGTGCAAGAGCCTTAAACACTGGGATGTGGAGTAAACCAGGAGCCAAGAGCCCACACATTTACAGcattcccagcctcagcagcccaaagagcagtgagaaGCTATGGAGTAACAACACTTCACAACAAACCCATCATCCTACACAAGAACAGGAAATTGGGAAGTTAAAAGATTCTGCATTTGCTTTCAAATGGACACAGCACCAGTGAAATACACCCAAGAATGCTGTGTGGCTACAAGGAACAGCTTGCCAATAATTTAAGACATTCACATATTTATGTGAagttcagcagtgctgtttCTAAGCTCTGGGCATTTGTAGGTACCCAAAATAATCTTAGCAGGACTTATATCTTCCCCTCGAAGTTACAAGTAAAGAAGTCAGCTCTTCTCATTTGTCTCTCCAAGAGAAACCCTAAAATGAGTAGATTTGTACTAAGCATTGAATGTGAAAAGTTTAGGTGTTGGGAAAGTCCATTCAGTGTGCCAAAACCACTTCATAAATGTGTGCCATCCTTTGCTAGTGAACAGAAGCATCCATGTCCCACCCTCTGGTGCTGCCAGGGACACATTTGGCACTTGCTGTGGCAGTGAGAACATGGAGAGACCTGGAATGAAGGGGAACTAAGGATCTGCAGTGCTCCCTCCTGCACTGGAGGGTCACATCTGCTTGGAATGACAGCCAGAGATGagcatgaaagaaagaaaagatgaaatAAATGGAGTCACTGCTTTTACAGTCATGTGGGGAGGGACAAACAAAGTGTTGCTCCTTCCTTCAAGTGAGAGCTCAGAAGACCCCAGAGTCACCCCTGTCACCTGGTCAGTGCTAAGGCAGGACAGGAGGGTCATTATTAGGAGAGACAGAAGTGACCCAAAGGCTCTCCATTTCCACACTCTGCTCCTGGCTCAGGAGCTTCCCCAGCAGCACTCACTCACCATCACCCTGCATGTCTGAAGTCCATAGTGTCAGGTTATCACGTAACAACTGCATGATAAGTGTAGAGTCCTTATAGCTTTCTTCACTCAGTGTATCCAGTTCTGCAATAGCATCATCGAAAGCTGCTTTTGCCAACCTGCAGTGACACAACAAAGATGTAACAAATACTGCTGAACACAAACAATCCAGAAGCACAACTTAACATCAGCCACTTTATGTGATCTAAGAAACTTTTTACTCAATATTTGTTTTGTTAAGCATTTCTACATCTTGATTAAGTGCTGCTAAAACCTTAGAGGAATGGTATTTGCTTCAATAACTGCCACTCTGCACATGCTCACAGGCCACAGAAATCAGTGCCACCACCCCCTCCAGCCTGTGCAAGAGAGGTTAAATCACCTCACACCTTGGGCAGTCTGAGGGCATGCACAGAGTTAACCTGGCAAGCTCTGAGCTGCCATCAGCTGATCAATTCAAGGTTATCACTGTGCTGCCTCTCATTACTCCCACACAAACAGGTGGCAGCTTGGACTccaaaaaacagtaaaaatctTCCCAGTGAACTGACACCAATCACAGCAAAcatcagcaggaaaagcagttAGTCCTGCCTTGGCTGGTACTCACACAGCATTGCCATATCCCACCTACCTGCAGGCACGATCAGGAGAATTAAGAATTTCATAGTAGAATACAGAGAAGTTGAGCGCAAGTCCTAAGCGGATGGGATGTGTTGGTGGGAGTTCTGTCATTGCAATGTCACTAGCAGCTTTGTAAGCCACCAAGCTGTTCTCTGCAGCCTCCTTCCTGTCATTTCCTGTGGCAAACTCAGCCAGATACCTATGGTAGTCCCCCTTCCTGAGAACAGAAGCAGTGGGAAGTCAGTAATCCTTGTTTGCCCACCAGCCATTAAATTAACAGCTGAAATTAAAGTGTTTTTAGATATTTACACACTGCACCAGGAGCTGAGGGAATTTTAAACCATCACTACAAGACAcaccttttcttctctttataAATGTTCAGCtgatgcaaaataaaaaaatccaagcagAGATGTGATTTCTACATCAGCAATTCAATAAAAACTGTTGTTCTTACATCTAAGAGCTGCAATACACAACAGTGTATTTGAAGATTTCTGTCTCTATTTCAGGCCTGTACTTACATTTTGTAATAGAAAACCTTGGACTCGCCAGTGTTAGCTGCTGGAATGAGGTGTTTGTCCAGTACATCCAGAATGTCACAACAGATTAACTTCAGTTCAGTCTCAACCtataaagaaaagtaaaaatataacaaaaaatTAGAAGAGGGGGCAGGGTGAGCACTTAAGCCTAAAAGCTTTCAAAAGTACCCAAATATCAAACAGGTAATATCATGAAATTCCAAAGAGGGTTAAGacagaagcaaaataaataaaatgcagcTGCTCCACAGGTGCATTAAGCAAAACAGTTCTGCACATTCAGCTGGAACACACAAGAGGCAGGGACTGATGGATGATGAAATGGGGAACTGAACAGTGGAACTGGAAACTCCTTGGAAGACATCTTGCTAGACCATTGCATTGTTTGTCTCAGGATGTAATTCCTCACTGCAAGGCTTGCACAACTCAATTCCTTCCATTTTTGATCCCAGAAGGCTGCCCTGAAAGTGGTAACAGCAAAGGGGACAATTTGAAGGTAATTAACCTGAATCAGCCCAACTCCATTATACCCCAGAGTGAAATGGCACCCTCACAACAGGTCCTACTGAGTCCTTGGAGGCAAAGCTCTAAAATTAGAGCCTTAAGACAAAAATCATGGAGTATCAGAACAGAATCAAGATGTGCACACAAACAAAGGTCAGGTACAAGATGAAAACAAGCTCCAGAAGCAGGTGAAAAACACAAAGCGCAGCGACTCAGTGAAAAAGCAGAAATCATCAACACTGACAGTGAAATCTGTGGCCAAAAATACAGCACATAAAGCCTGATTTAAAAACAGATACTGGATTTGAATAATCTGAACTGAAAACATTCACATGAACCTTCATTGTTTCCAGTTCCAAACATAAAGCAAGGCCTATGAGGTCAGGGTTCAGCACAGTTTCACACCTGCAGGCAAAGGAACTGAGCACACCCAGGGCAGCTGAACcccccctgtgccaccagcactgcccagaccaggggggctctgagcccccagcccagcccagcagcagtgctTGGTTTCATGCACAGCCTCCCATCCATTGCTGCTTTCTCATCATTTCACAGCAACTTTCACAGCTACACTGAAGGGAAGAACTCTGCCTCAAGCTGATTTCATATAAAGGAGAGATTTCAAGCAAATGCATTAAAGAAACTGCCAGGAACTGCAAGTATTGGATCACAGAGCAGCCCCACTCAGTCCATCACCCCTTCCTATCCTCCCACCCAAGcatttgctttccttcttcctttaagCATTTTCCTGGCCTTGTAATCCTTTTATCACCACACAGCTCCCAAACTATCTGGGTTTGTAACCACAGCAGTTATACCCAAAAGTGTTCAAATTACAGCtccaaaagaaataataaactggcacatacacacacactgaCTTGTACAAAGTAACAGATTTACAAAAGTTCCTTTAGGTAAATTAACTGTCAGCAAATTTCATGGACAAATGTCAGAATGCCCTGACATTCACAGGAAGAATAAGATGCTGTACTTAATGTGACAAATGCTTAAGAAAGGTGCTGAAATATGGTCACTTGAGAAGAATCTACTTCATACATTCTTGGGCTACAAAAGCTATAAAACCTTTGGCCAGCAGTCAGTTCCTGCAAACTTCTTTCCTCTTGATCCTCTTTTTCAATGACTTCTTTTGCAGAGAGATCTTCAGCAAAACTGCAAAGAATTAAATCAGTTTCTAATCCTCTTTAGTTAAATAACCACACATGTACAAACTCTATTTCATCTCAGACAGACCTTTTCCAGCTTTGCTTAAAGGATCAGTCACACTTATCAGAGATCAGCTGCTGTCCAGGGCAATGGAAATGTCCTGAGCAAGCTTAGTTTAAAAAGATTTAATAGAAATCAAGGTgattaaaacaaataaacaaaaaaccccacaacaaaaCTACAAGCTCTTGTACAAAAAGGATCAGTTCCAGACAGAGCAGCTCAGTGAGCACTCTCTAAGAAGgggggatggagcagagcctggcagctgccccaaacacagcccaggctgggtgTCAGAGCACTGGGAACACAAATTCCATGTGCcacatcccagagcaggaaggggcaggtcaATCTCTGTGTTATGGGGTGAGGATGGATCTGGTTAAACAGCAAGGGAGGAACTGCCCTGTGTGCAGCCACACCCCACTGCAGGATGAAGAGCACAAACCTCAGTGGGCTCTCATCAGAGATGCAGCCAGATGAGAAATTCAGGGATTTTGTGGATCCAAATGGCCACAggagccaggagagcagcctgTGTACAAAGGAAGCACATAAATGGCATTTTCCCTCATGGCTGTGGATGTGTTTGGCTCCATTCAGCTGGAGTGGCctggggagaggcacagtctggtGTCCTCCATCTCTCACTACTGCacacctgagcccagccctgccctcccagcacctccatccctgcagtTCTGCCCCAGCCCACACTGGCCACCACCTCAAAAACCTCCACGTGAGCCATGAGCTGAATTACAGCAAATCCTGACACACACCCAACCCAGCAAAGAATTACTGTCACAAAAGTCACTACAGAAACTCTCAATTCCTACTGCAGCAGCACTCACAGCTGCTTCTGGTGGATGAGAAATGTGTCTTTTACAGATTCTGGTTCTTTCCAACTCCTCACTGCTTTAAACTTGGCCTTGTTGGCCCCCAAACATGGTTTGGGGGTTGGGGGGTaatgtttggttggttgggatGTCTTTCCCTTCTTCAGAGCCTTTCAAGTCTGAAAAAGGCTTTCCCAGCAATGAACTTACTCTGGAAAATGCTACAAAAGGCAGAATTTATTGACAAGGGAATCACAGTGAGCAGAATTCTGCTGCAGCTGTTTCTCCAGGGAAGCACTGAGCACATCAGGGCAGGAGTGCTGAGCAGTGACAGTGAGCAGCAGCTTCCAAACCTGGGCcatgttcctgctcccaggccacCCTGCCAAACCCTCACACACTCAGAGCAGATGCCAACCCTTATTAAGTGTCCCAGCAGCCACTAAGAGGATCTGGCTTTCAGATAATGCTCAGGAACCTCTTGTAGGAgtccctgtggagctgggcaGACACAGCCACCCCTTCCCCAGTGTGGAACCAGTGAGAGTCCAGGGcactgctcctcctgtgcagcTCTGACAGGCCCTCCCTCTGAGGATTTCACAGCTCAGTCAGCTGGCATGACACTGACTTCAGGTGGCCTCTCCATCCTTCAGACACCTCAAGCACCACAAACTTGTACTTCTTGCACCCCAGTCCATCCAGAATGTCAGACATCCTTTACAAAAAGAGATTCCAGAGTCCTTTCAAAAGCAGGAGAAAAGTCTTTTCATCACCAAAGGATCTTTGGCAGAAGATGATAACCACCCACAAAACCCTGTGCAAAAGAATCTGGAAACACACAATGTAAAACAAATTTAATCACTGGATAGCTGTTGTCTTGTTTTCTATGTTCTTTTAGGAAACACCCATCAAGAAAAGGTTATTTGGGACTGTATGTAACTGGCAGAGTCTCATCCCATCAGCATGCCAGCATAAAATTAGAAACTCCCAACTTTAACAATTCCATGGAGCAACAGAAACGCTGTGAGTcaacagcaaggagacagagccATTCCTGGGAGAAGATTCCCAAGCCAAGATCATTTCCATTGCTGGTATATGAATCAGTGCCAGGTGATAGAACAGACTCCAGTGTTTCTCTGAAGTGAAGATGTGAACCATGTGGAGGCACTTGTCCTCAAATAATGGAGATGAAGTCTCTGCAGAAGTGTGTGGGATTTAAATAGTATGGGAggctgcctgctctgtgctgaaccATCATTTAGGGCAGGGGGAACAAACTCACTGAGAGCTGGAGCTCTCATTAGCCCTTACCAATGCAAGTCAGAGCTTGCTGCAAGTTCTCCATTTTAGGTAAAGCTGCACACACTGACTCAGTCACCATGAAGTTATGTGGATcaatttttccctctcttcagagagagaaaacagcaagGCCCTGGAGGCTGCTACACACAAAAGTTTCACAGCTGGGATGACCAGGACATCCCCAGGAACAGGAGTGACAGAAGGAGCCAAGAAGAGCCTGAAGAACCCACCCATGGACATTTCAAGTGTTAATGTTTTGAACTCTCTAGgacagagaatcacagaaagtGTCATTGTGTGATCCAAAGCAACTTTTATAGGAAGTGGAAGTTTAACAGCCAAACACCTCCTCTGACAGggttaattaaaaaattaagttgCCTGGGGTCAGTGAGGCTGGAGGGGAAGGAATGAGGCCTCCTGAGCAGGTGGAGcctcccagctgagcaggcagGGAAGCACCAGCGCAGTTCAGACGCttggcagagctgctgatgCACTGAGGgaacagccctgagccctcctGAGTGTTTA from Zonotrichia albicollis isolate bZonAlb1 chromosome 22, bZonAlb1.hap1, whole genome shotgun sequence includes:
- the YWHAE gene encoding 14-3-3 protein epsilon isoform X1; translated protein: MDDREDLVYQAKLAEQAERYDEMVESMKKVAGMDVELTVEERNLLSVAYKNVIGARRASWRIISSIEQKEENKGGEDKLKMIREYRQMVETELKLICCDILDVLDKHLIPAANTGESKVFYYKMKGDYHRYLAEFATGNDRKEAAENSLVAYKAASDIAMTELPPTHPIRLGLALNFSVFYYEILNSPDRACRLAKAAFDDAIAELDTLSEESYKDSTLIMQLLRDNLTLWTSDMQGDGEEQNKEALQDVEDENQ
- the YWHAE gene encoding 14-3-3 protein epsilon isoform X2; protein product: MDDREDLVYQAKLAEQAERYDEMVESMKKVAGMDVELTVEERNLLSVAYKNVIGARRASWRIISSIEQKEENKGGEDKLKMIREYRQMVETELKLICCDILDVLDKHLIPAANTGESKVFYYKMKGDYHRYLAEFATGNDRKEAAENSLVAYKAASDIAMTELPPTHPIRLGLALNFSVFYYEILNSPDRACRLAKAAFDDAIAELDTLSEESYKDSTLIMQLLRDNLTLWTSDMQGDDS